A window of Panacibacter microcysteis contains these coding sequences:
- a CDS encoding GH116 family glycosyl hydrolase — protein MKKCFFVLAGLVCTLLVPAQSTDPTHHVPADKQLPGTWTTSLYSKEKKIFKGAELLTIGMPCGGIAAGQLYVRGDGTLANWWIANNAHNTGYGIDSLTKFNTALGPWKVCYQTFEPASYVSQGFALTVTQNGKKQTTVLNKENFDDISFTGEYPIAEISYASKKQQLPVKVDAEIFSPFIPMNARESATPGTILKYTIRNTSSKNATVMLEGWVQNLVCLEIAGEINALSRNRTETKNGLTSVVMELIPKKENAAEKRPVVQLYEDFETGYGRWALTGDAFGTAPAPGSFGGDQSGVLNMSGKGMVNSFLNGDQTTGRMVSKPFVINDNYIVFNIGGGNHPGTTCINLVIDHKIVRTATGKNTEGLDPHNWDVHELKGKTAHLEIVDAAKGGWGHINIDNIGFSNLPVTREKYYPQQHPYFGNLSLSVLSNNAFADADYQGLDDSHRVDAAARTAGEKLCGSVGTTMTLQPGEQKEISFLLTWYFPNRPSYYQGSDVTAILANDWNQALPTDGATIIGNMYSNWFSSSQDVAAYLQQNYERLSRQTHLFHDTYYNNSTIPYWLNQRLLMPLSILATETCQWWANDKFWAWEGVGSCVGTCTHVWNYEQALAHFFPELERNIRERTDFDISFRQDGGVLARNGWGGILIDGHAGAILKAYREHLNSKNELFLTRNWDRIKRATEFIILEDGNEDGLIEKTQANTYDIAFYGANTYVGSLYLAALKAAGRMAVMMNDTAFANRCNMIAAAGEAHSVARLWNGEYFIQEVDLTAHPEFQYATGCLSDQLFGQTWNHLNNLGYIYPEEKVKQTLRSIWKYNWAPDVAVQNKVHPPERTYASFGEPGLLVCTWPKSPHMGEKGVRYRDEVWTGIEYQVATNMIYEGMTEEGLSIVRAVDQRYSPEKHNPWNEIECGDHYARAMASWGVMLALQDYYYNGPQGILGFHPKIQADNFKGFFTAAEAWGNILQVLGGNQQKNTIAVKYGNLLLRQVQLKSDKKPSSVQVLLNNKPLTSTYVYDDRTASIACEEMSLTANDIVDVIMTF, from the coding sequence ATGAAAAAATGTTTCTTTGTGCTCGCCGGTCTGGTATGTACCCTCCTGGTACCCGCACAATCAACGGATCCGACACACCATGTGCCGGCGGACAAGCAGCTGCCTGGCACCTGGACCACGTCATTATACAGTAAAGAGAAAAAAATTTTTAAAGGGGCCGAACTCTTAACGATCGGTATGCCATGCGGTGGTATCGCCGCGGGCCAGTTGTATGTGCGGGGAGATGGCACACTGGCCAACTGGTGGATTGCCAACAATGCCCACAATACGGGGTATGGGATCGATTCACTCACAAAATTCAATACCGCCCTCGGTCCCTGGAAGGTTTGTTACCAGACGTTTGAACCGGCCAGTTATGTTTCTCAGGGTTTCGCACTCACGGTTACACAAAATGGAAAGAAACAAACCACGGTGCTAAACAAAGAAAATTTTGATGATATTTCGTTCACAGGTGAGTATCCGATAGCGGAAATAAGCTATGCCTCCAAAAAACAACAACTTCCGGTGAAAGTAGACGCAGAGATATTCTCGCCTTTTATTCCCATGAATGCCCGTGAGTCAGCTACACCGGGTACCATCTTAAAGTATACGATCAGGAATACGTCCTCCAAAAATGCAACAGTAATGCTGGAAGGTTGGGTGCAGAACCTGGTCTGTCTCGAAATAGCGGGTGAAATCAATGCATTGAGCAGGAACAGGACCGAAACAAAAAATGGTCTGACATCGGTAGTAATGGAACTAATACCGAAAAAAGAAAATGCCGCTGAAAAAAGGCCGGTGGTGCAGCTGTACGAAGATTTTGAAACCGGGTATGGCCGATGGGCCCTCACCGGTGACGCATTCGGGACTGCACCGGCGCCGGGCAGCTTTGGAGGCGATCAGTCCGGTGTACTCAACATGTCAGGCAAAGGGATGGTCAACTCTTTTTTAAACGGCGATCAGACAACAGGCCGTATGGTTTCCAAGCCATTTGTGATAAACGACAATTATATTGTTTTCAACATTGGTGGCGGTAATCATCCCGGTACAACCTGCATCAATCTGGTGATTGACCATAAGATCGTCCGTACGGCAACAGGTAAGAATACCGAAGGGCTGGATCCACACAACTGGGACGTACATGAACTAAAGGGTAAAACCGCCCATCTGGAGATTGTGGATGCGGCAAAAGGCGGCTGGGGTCACATTAATATAGACAATATCGGTTTCAGCAATCTGCCTGTAACAAGGGAAAAATATTATCCGCAGCAGCATCCCTACTTTGGCAACCTCTCTTTAAGTGTACTTTCCAACAATGCTTTTGCTGATGCGGACTACCAGGGTTTGGATGACAGTCACCGGGTGGATGCTGCGGCCAGAACCGCCGGTGAAAAGTTATGCGGCAGTGTCGGAACAACCATGACGTTACAGCCCGGAGAACAAAAAGAAATCAGCTTTTTACTCACCTGGTATTTTCCGAACCGGCCTTCCTATTACCAGGGCAGCGATGTAACGGCCATACTGGCCAACGACTGGAACCAGGCCTTACCGACTGATGGTGCAACCATCATTGGCAACATGTACAGTAACTGGTTCAGTAGTTCGCAGGACGTGGCAGCTTATCTTCAGCAAAATTATGAGCGTCTGTCCCGTCAAACGCATCTTTTTCATGATACTTACTATAACAATTCAACCATCCCTTACTGGTTAAACCAACGCCTGCTGATGCCTTTGTCTATCCTTGCCACTGAAACCTGCCAATGGTGGGCCAACGACAAATTCTGGGCGTGGGAAGGGGTCGGTTCATGTGTAGGAACCTGTACCCATGTATGGAACTATGAACAGGCACTGGCCCACTTTTTTCCGGAACTGGAACGCAATATCCGGGAGCGTACAGACTTCGATATTTCTTTCCGGCAGGATGGCGGTGTACTGGCGCGGAACGGTTGGGGGGGCATCCTGATCGATGGGCATGCAGGTGCTATTTTAAAAGCCTACCGGGAACACCTCAATTCAAAAAATGAATTATTTCTTACCCGCAACTGGGACAGGATAAAACGGGCTACCGAATTTATTATCCTGGAGGACGGGAATGAAGACGGGCTGATTGAAAAAACGCAGGCCAACACCTATGATATTGCTTTTTACGGGGCAAATACCTATGTGGGTTCATTATACCTGGCAGCGTTAAAAGCAGCAGGACGTATGGCGGTAATGATGAATGATACAGCCTTCGCGAACCGCTGTAATATGATTGCTGCAGCTGGCGAAGCACATTCGGTTGCAAGGCTTTGGAACGGTGAGTATTTTATTCAGGAGGTTGATCTTACAGCGCATCCTGAATTCCAGTATGCGACGGGTTGTCTTTCTGATCAGCTGTTCGGACAGACCTGGAACCATTTGAATAACCTTGGTTATATATACCCGGAAGAAAAAGTAAAACAAACACTCCGATCCATCTGGAAATACAATTGGGCACCGGATGTGGCAGTGCAAAATAAGGTCCACCCGCCGGAACGCACGTATGCCAGTTTCGGGGAGCCGGGATTGCTGGTCTGTACCTGGCCGAAGAGTCCGCACATGGGCGAGAAGGGAGTCCGTTACCGGGATGAGGTATGGACAGGCATAGAATACCAGGTGGCCACCAATATGATCTATGAGGGTATGACAGAGGAAGGGTTGTCCATCGTCAGGGCGGTGGATCAGCGCTATAGCCCGGAGAAGCACAATCCATGGAATGAAATAGAATGCGGCGATCACTATGCAAGGGCGATGGCGTCCTGGGGCGTTATGCTGGCATTGCAGGATTACTATTATAACGGTCCGCAAGGTATCCTCGGCTTCCACCCCAAAATACAGGCAGACAATTTTAAAGGTTTCTTTACGGCAGCAGAAGCCTGGGGAAACATCTTACAGGTGCTCGGGGGCAATCAGCAAAAAAATACCATTGCAGTAAAGTATGGCAATCTTTTACTACGCCAGGTACAACTAAAAAGCGATAAAAAACCGTCGTCCGTACAGGTGCTTTTAAACAACAAACCACTTACGAGCACGTATGTTTATGACGATCGCACTGCTTCCATTGCGTGTGAAGAAATGTCACTGACAGCAAATGATATTGTTGATGTAATAATGACTTTTTAA
- a CDS encoding L-fucose isomerase — MHKTDYPKIGIRPIIDGRLGGVRESLEATTMKMAETVAALYQRELRYPDGSPVECVIADTCIGGVQEAVQCAKKFETSNVGVSLSVTPCWCYGSETMDMNPLLPKAIWGFNGTERPGAVYLAATLAAHNQFGLPAFGIYGHDVQDLGDENVPDDVKRKLLNFAQAGLAVAMMRGKSYLAIGSVSMGIAGSIVVPDFFREYLGMRNEYVDSSEVLRRIEQKIYDEMEFDKALAWVKEHCKEGEDLANDAEKQSTREQKDKDWEFVVKMTLIIRDLMQGNTRLKDKGFGEEALGHNAIVSGFQGQRQWTDFLPNGDFSEAILNSSFDWNGIRAPYMVATENDCFNGISMLFGYLLTNTAQLFADVRTYWSPEAVERVTGWTPEGIAAGGFIHLINSGSATLDGSGQQSMEGRPVMKPFWEITEPEVQSCLAATTWYPGNKGYFRGGGYSSKFVTKGGMPVTMCRINLVRGLGPVLQIAEGETIDIPQDVHDILDKRTDVTWPTTWFVPRLTGQGAFADVYSVMAHWGSNHGSISYGHIGDKLITLASMLRIPVCMHNVADSKIFRPSAWNAFGSDKEGGDYRACSTYGSLYGIA, encoded by the coding sequence ACTTTATCAACGGGAGCTTCGTTATCCGGACGGTTCGCCGGTTGAATGTGTGATCGCCGACACCTGCATTGGTGGCGTACAGGAGGCCGTTCAATGTGCCAAAAAATTTGAAACCAGTAATGTCGGCGTTTCACTATCGGTGACCCCCTGCTGGTGTTACGGCAGCGAAACGATGGATATGAACCCGTTGTTGCCCAAAGCGATCTGGGGCTTTAACGGCACCGAACGACCAGGGGCGGTTTATCTTGCTGCCACACTTGCCGCTCACAACCAGTTTGGGTTGCCCGCCTTTGGCATTTACGGCCATGATGTGCAGGACCTGGGTGATGAAAATGTACCTGATGATGTAAAAAGGAAGCTGCTGAACTTTGCCCAGGCAGGGCTGGCAGTGGCGATGATGCGTGGCAAGTCATACCTCGCGATCGGGTCTGTTTCCATGGGCATTGCCGGCTCTATCGTGGTGCCCGATTTTTTCCGGGAATACCTGGGTATGCGCAACGAGTATGTTGACTCGTCCGAAGTGTTGCGCCGCATCGAACAGAAAATTTATGATGAAATGGAGTTTGACAAAGCCCTGGCATGGGTAAAAGAGCACTGTAAAGAAGGGGAAGACCTGGCCAACGACGCAGAGAAACAGTCCACGCGGGAGCAAAAAGATAAGGATTGGGAATTTGTCGTAAAAATGACATTGATCATACGCGACCTCATGCAGGGAAACACGCGGTTAAAAGATAAAGGTTTTGGAGAGGAGGCATTAGGGCACAATGCGATTGTATCAGGTTTCCAGGGACAAAGGCAATGGACAGATTTTCTGCCAAATGGCGATTTTTCGGAGGCTATTCTTAATTCCTCTTTTGATTGGAACGGCATACGCGCGCCCTACATGGTGGCAACAGAAAACGATTGTTTTAACGGCATCAGCATGCTGTTTGGTTACCTGCTTACCAACACTGCGCAGCTATTCGCAGATGTCCGTACCTACTGGAGCCCTGAGGCGGTTGAGCGCGTGACAGGCTGGACACCGGAAGGTATTGCCGCGGGTGGATTTATTCACCTCATTAATTCCGGTTCTGCCACGCTGGATGGCAGCGGGCAGCAATCAATGGAAGGGCGTCCGGTGATGAAACCTTTCTGGGAAATTACCGAACCCGAGGTTCAGTCCTGTTTGGCAGCAACTACCTGGTACCCCGGTAATAAAGGTTATTTCAGGGGCGGGGGTTATTCCTCAAAATTTGTTACCAAAGGGGGTATGCCGGTTACCATGTGCCGTATCAACCTTGTAAGAGGCCTGGGCCCCGTGCTGCAGATTGCGGAAGGGGAGACCATTGACATTCCGCAGGATGTGCACGACATCCTGGATAAACGTACCGATGTCACCTGGCCGACTACGTGGTTTGTTCCGCGTCTTACCGGACAAGGTGCTTTTGCGGATGTTTACAGTGTCATGGCACACTGGGGCTCAAACCATGGATCGATCAGTTACGGGCACATCGGCGATAAACTCATTACCCTTGCTTCCATGTTGCGTATCCCTGTATGTATGCACAATGTAGCCGACAGCAAGATATTCAGACCTTCTGCATGGAATGCGTTTGGATCGGACAAGGAGGGCGGGGATTACCGTGCGTGTAGTACTTATGGCTCACTTTATGGCATTGCCTAA
- the fucP gene encoding L-fucose:H+ symporter permease, whose protein sequence is MKKQIKLTRLPDGTSLLFPFALISSLFLMWGFAHGLLDVLDKHFQDILHVTKAQSGFVQFSLYIGYLVMAVPAGIIIKKYGYKAGIITGLSLFAAGAFLFYPVAKLESFVPFLLALFVIACGLACLETSANPYSTVLGPKEYAARRINISQSFNGLGWILGPLIGGLLIFGANDNGDPDRFASMVQPYMMVGAVVVVLALVFLFVRLPEIETGRTEEIQEDPPMRHLLRHPAFVVAVIAEFLYVAAQTGVNSFFINYVTEAVPDLQNPVAGMMAHFGSFGETFMPRNPEQAASLILAIGGMGLFWIGRLSGSYLMKYIAPQRLLLVYGAANTLLVLLVIAGLGWVSVISLFCTYFFMSIMFPTIFALGLRDLGPLTKKGASFLVMAVAGGAFCPPVMGLLGDHFGMPVAFIIPCICFAFIAWYGGRRSTRTELQAGKKNGPVLHYQHH, encoded by the coding sequence ATGAAGAAACAAATAAAACTCACCCGCTTACCGGACGGCACCAGCTTGCTCTTTCCGTTTGCACTGATCTCCAGCTTGTTTTTAATGTGGGGTTTTGCACATGGTCTGCTGGATGTACTGGACAAACACTTCCAGGACATCCTGCACGTAACCAAGGCGCAATCGGGATTTGTCCAGTTTTCATTATACATCGGATACCTGGTCATGGCAGTCCCTGCGGGAATCATCATTAAAAAATATGGCTATAAGGCAGGCATCATCACCGGGCTGTCGCTGTTTGCAGCAGGCGCATTTTTGTTTTATCCTGTAGCAAAGCTGGAATCATTTGTGCCTTTCCTGCTTGCTCTTTTTGTCATCGCGTGCGGGCTGGCCTGCCTCGAGACATCTGCCAATCCATATTCCACCGTTTTGGGTCCCAAAGAATATGCGGCGAGACGTATCAATATATCACAGTCTTTTAACGGGCTGGGATGGATACTGGGTCCCTTAATCGGGGGGCTGTTGATATTCGGGGCCAATGATAACGGAGATCCGGACAGGTTTGCCTCTATGGTACAACCTTACATGATGGTGGGTGCAGTCGTTGTGGTACTTGCCCTGGTATTTCTTTTCGTCCGGCTACCCGAGATTGAAACCGGGCGCACCGAAGAAATACAGGAAGACCCTCCGATGCGGCACCTGCTGCGTCATCCCGCTTTTGTTGTTGCGGTCATTGCAGAATTTCTATATGTCGCAGCACAAACGGGGGTGAACTCCTTTTTTATCAATTATGTGACGGAAGCAGTTCCGGACCTGCAAAACCCTGTAGCGGGTATGATGGCCCATTTTGGCAGCTTTGGGGAGACCTTTATGCCACGTAACCCGGAACAGGCCGCTTCGCTGATTCTTGCCATCGGCGGGATGGGGCTGTTCTGGATCGGGCGCCTGTCAGGGTCTTACCTGATGAAATACATCGCCCCACAGCGTTTGCTGCTGGTATACGGTGCTGCGAATACCTTGCTGGTGCTGCTGGTTATAGCGGGCCTTGGCTGGGTCTCTGTCATATCACTTTTCTGCACGTATTTTTTTATGAGTATCATGTTTCCGACCATTTTCGCACTGGGTCTCAGGGATCTTGGCCCGCTTACGAAGAAGGGCGCCTCTTTCCTGGTCATGGCTGTTGCCGGTGGCGCTTTTTGCCCGCCGGTAATGGGGCTGCTGGGAGATCATTTCGGCATGCCGGTAGCATTTATTATTCCCTGCATATGTTTTGCCTTCATCGCCTGGTACGGCGGCAGACGCAGTACCCGAACGGAATTGCAGGCAGGCAAAAAAAACGGGCCGGTGCTCCATTATCAACACCATTAA
- a CDS encoding glycoside hydrolase family 172 protein — translation MKTLRFVLLLMVNGMAISAYTQQTITAADEIKQLYDLSLLPAYRSKTYSAQVSSYDTTGGNNDGFNGDYSFVRRNADSSLVILDVRGAGTVNRIWTPTPNSDTLDFYIDDAAQPSLSVCFNDLFSGKVFPFVQPLCGNQLGGYYCYYPVLFQKHCVIVTRGKKMLFYQVGYRLYQNGTTVQSFNISRSDEVKTALGALERVWNTSPGKTAKGINASSGDGKTVETSIRIKPGETKKVFSCIQGGRITGLEITPAASVATLSKNLLLRVYWDDEPGPAIDCPVSDFFGFAFGRPSMQSMLIGTADNTCYSWLPMPFDKKARVEIVYRADKDSSLPNLDIRAAIAYTLQPRLAAKEGRFYAYRNSGVTTDGKPHVLLDVQGKGHYVGAVLQAQGLQTGMTLFFEGDDSTEIDQTLRFHGTGSEDYFNGGWYALLNRWDARMSLPLHGSLDYSLAFARTGGYRFYLSDKMSFEKHLFHSIEHGGEHNAVPGIYTSISYFYCDRNPLSPAIYTTENTTVYLPDTISIYPQFASVVPGEDISIKTTWENNDIGQSFDITAGNNSLLKINLEDVPPGVYKLLVSYAAQPGGCMFSLWQRQTKISADFSSRATATAVKEVEAGKITLTALNSSVTFRFTATDQRKKFLWRKLILVKLKD, via the coding sequence ATGAAAACACTACGATTTGTTTTGCTGCTGATGGTCAACGGAATGGCCATCTCTGCATATACCCAGCAAACAATCACCGCAGCGGACGAAATAAAGCAGTTGTACGACCTCAGTTTACTTCCCGCCTACAGGAGTAAGACTTATTCGGCGCAGGTATCCAGTTACGACACCACCGGTGGAAATAATGACGGATTCAATGGCGATTATTCCTTTGTGAGACGCAATGCCGACAGCAGCCTGGTAATTCTGGATGTGCGTGGTGCCGGAACGGTAAACAGGATATGGACACCCACGCCAAACAGCGACACACTTGATTTTTATATTGATGATGCAGCACAGCCCTCCCTTTCGGTCTGCTTCAATGACTTGTTTTCAGGCAAAGTTTTTCCTTTTGTACAGCCATTGTGCGGTAACCAGCTGGGCGGGTATTACTGTTATTATCCTGTTCTTTTTCAAAAACATTGTGTCATTGTCACCCGGGGAAAAAAAATGTTGTTTTACCAGGTTGGCTACAGGCTATACCAAAACGGCACTACGGTGCAATCTTTTAATATTTCACGCAGCGACGAGGTAAAAACAGCCCTCGGTGCTTTGGAGCGGGTATGGAACACCAGTCCAGGAAAGACCGCAAAAGGGATCAATGCAAGTAGCGGTGATGGTAAAACGGTAGAAACTTCCATCCGCATCAAGCCGGGAGAAACAAAGAAAGTATTTTCCTGCATACAGGGTGGCAGGATCACCGGTCTCGAAATTACGCCTGCCGCCAGCGTAGCTACGCTGTCAAAAAACCTGCTGCTTCGGGTATATTGGGATGATGAACCGGGCCCGGCCATTGATTGTCCTGTATCGGATTTTTTCGGCTTTGCCTTTGGCAGACCTTCCATGCAAAGTATGTTGATCGGTACGGCAGACAATACCTGCTATAGTTGGCTGCCTATGCCTTTTGATAAAAAGGCGAGGGTTGAAATTGTTTACCGGGCGGATAAAGACAGCAGCCTTCCCAACCTGGATATACGTGCAGCAATTGCTTATACGCTGCAGCCCCGGCTGGCAGCGAAAGAAGGCAGGTTTTACGCTTACCGCAACAGTGGCGTAACAACGGATGGTAAGCCGCATGTGTTGTTGGACGTACAGGGTAAAGGCCATTATGTTGGCGCAGTATTGCAGGCCCAGGGTCTTCAAACCGGAATGACTCTTTTTTTTGAAGGCGATGATTCAACAGAAATAGACCAGACGCTGCGTTTTCACGGGACAGGATCCGAAGATTATTTCAACGGGGGCTGGTATGCATTGCTGAACCGCTGGGACGCCCGGATGAGCCTGCCGTTGCATGGTTCCCTGGATTATTCGCTGGCCTTTGCAAGAACGGGTGGATACCGGTTTTACCTGTCCGATAAAATGTCCTTTGAAAAGCATTTGTTTCACAGTATAGAGCATGGTGGTGAGCACAATGCTGTGCCGGGTATCTACACTTCCATCAGTTATTTTTACTGTGACCGGAACCCCCTGTCACCGGCCATCTATACCACGGAGAATACGACCGTTTACCTGCCTGATACGATCAGTATTTACCCCCAGTTTGCATCGGTAGTACCGGGGGAGGACATCAGCATTAAAACTACCTGGGAAAACAATGATATTGGTCAAAGCTTTGACATTACTGCCGGCAACAACAGTTTGTTGAAAATAAACCTGGAGGATGTTCCCCCCGGAGTATATAAGCTCCTCGTGTCTTATGCTGCACAACCCGGCGGTTGTATGTTTTCGCTCTGGCAAAGACAAACCAAAATATCCGCCGACTTCTCTTCGCGGGCCACGGCAACGGCAGTAAAGGAAGTCGAAGCGGGAAAAATAACCCTTACCGCGTTAAACAGCTCAGTGACTTTTCGGTTCACTGCAACAGATCAGCGTAAAAAATTCCTGTGGAGAAAACTGATACTGGTAAAACTGAAAGATTAA